From a single Collimonas pratensis genomic region:
- the gspI gene encoding type II secretion system minor pseudopilin GspI codes for MPLRPHEAGFTLLEVLVALVIVGTALGASLRAVGSLTQNSSGLRAAMMASWSAENRLTQIRLGHEWPAIGNRSFDCPQGDLPLYCQEHVLGTPNPYFRRVEVSVFADASSERRILNLSQVVPNAR; via the coding sequence ATGCCTCTCCGCCCTCATGAAGCAGGTTTCACCTTGCTGGAAGTGCTGGTGGCATTGGTCATCGTCGGCACCGCGCTGGGCGCCAGCCTGCGCGCCGTCGGCAGCCTGACGCAGAACAGCAGCGGCTTGCGGGCCGCCATGATGGCTTCCTGGTCGGCTGAAAATCGCTTGACCCAAATCCGCCTCGGCCATGAATGGCCGGCCATCGGCAACCGTTCTTTCGATTGCCCGCAGGGCGACCTGCCGCTGTATTGCCAGGAACATGTGCTGGGCACGCCCAATCCCTATTTCCGGCGGGTGGAAGTGTCGGTATTCGCCGACGCCAGCTCCGAGCGGCGCATCCTCAATCTGTCGCAGGTGGTGCCGAATGCGCGTTAG
- a CDS encoding type II secretion system protein N, translated as MKLPITKKLGRHTKRLPEVVSLLLFMLLCACTAYWVMQLIKPPLRPVTAPPQAEDTQVDVTLAAGLFGGRGTVTVASNYQLLGVVAAKRDGESVAIISADGKPPQAVRQGKELLPGTSIKEVHSTYVLLSEGGVLKRVMLPEDVRAKGGMGTASPILAPVQPMQQQMQQPPPAPNQDLPPEQPAVPVQDK; from the coding sequence GTGAAGCTACCGATAACAAAAAAACTGGGACGGCACACCAAGCGCTTGCCTGAAGTCGTCAGTCTGCTGCTGTTCATGCTGCTGTGCGCCTGCACCGCCTATTGGGTCATGCAGCTGATCAAGCCGCCGCTGCGGCCTGTGACCGCGCCGCCGCAGGCCGAGGATACCCAGGTGGATGTGACGCTGGCGGCCGGCCTGTTCGGTGGCCGCGGCACGGTGACGGTGGCCAGCAATTATCAATTGTTGGGCGTGGTCGCCGCCAAGCGCGACGGCGAAAGCGTCGCCATCATCAGCGCCGACGGCAAACCGCCGCAAGCGGTGCGCCAGGGCAAAGAGCTGCTGCCGGGTACCAGCATAAAAGAAGTCCATTCCACGTATGTGCTGCTGTCGGAAGGCGGCGTGCTGAAGCGGGTGATGCTGCCGGAAGATGTACGCGCGAAAGGCGGGATGGGGACAGCTTCGCCTATCCTGGCGCCAGTCCAGCCCATGCAACAACAGATGCAGCAGCCACCGCCTGCGCCTAACCAGGATCTGCCGCCGGAACAGCCGGCGGTGCCGGTGCAGGATAAATAA
- the gspK gene encoding type II secretion system minor pseudopilin GspK → MKRPLRSLRAQRGVAVVTALLLTTLAVTIVASLFWQQQVQVRSIENQRLQLQKNWIMRGALDWASMILRASSKQFQYDYLGQPWAAPLADTRLDQYVEDGQAVGDAGDAILSGNIVDAQSRYNLNNLSVNGSPSADEVLAFKRLLSSLRLPATLATAAAQAIAQGLPAAPSAPPPVPGQQTTATATASATLPMLQVDDLLSVPGFTPDIVRQLKDYVVVLPWTGGPTPINANTASAEVLASRFPNLSLAQATTLVAMRRTAPFTDVPNFTAQMLNLFQISVPDTAKIAVSSNFFLVYGKIRMGRAALNTVSLLNRITSGPSSSTNIVWIREQ, encoded by the coding sequence ATGAAGCGGCCGTTGCGCAGCCTCCGCGCCCAGCGCGGCGTGGCGGTAGTGACCGCCTTGCTGCTGACCACGCTGGCGGTCACCATTGTCGCCAGCCTGTTCTGGCAGCAGCAGGTGCAAGTGCGTTCCATTGAAAACCAGCGTCTGCAGCTGCAGAAGAACTGGATCATGCGCGGCGCGCTGGACTGGGCCAGCATGATCCTGCGCGCCAGCAGCAAGCAATTCCAGTACGACTATCTGGGTCAGCCGTGGGCGGCGCCCCTGGCTGACACCCGCCTCGACCAGTATGTGGAAGACGGCCAGGCAGTCGGCGATGCCGGCGATGCCATCCTGTCCGGCAATATCGTCGATGCACAGTCGCGCTATAACCTGAATAACCTGAGCGTGAACGGTAGCCCATCCGCTGATGAGGTGCTCGCTTTCAAGCGCCTGCTGAGTTCGCTGCGTTTGCCGGCCACGCTGGCCACGGCGGCTGCCCAGGCCATCGCGCAAGGATTGCCGGCCGCCCCGTCGGCGCCGCCGCCCGTGCCCGGACAGCAGACTACGGCTACCGCCACGGCAAGCGCGACCTTGCCGATGCTGCAAGTCGACGATCTGCTGTCGGTACCGGGATTCACCCCGGATATCGTGCGCCAATTGAAAGATTATGTCGTCGTGCTGCCGTGGACCGGCGGCCCTACGCCAATCAACGCGAATACGGCGTCGGCGGAGGTGCTGGCATCCCGTTTTCCCAACTTGTCGCTGGCGCAAGCCACGACGCTGGTGGCCATGCGGCGCACGGCGCCATTTACGGATGTCCCCAATTTCACTGCGCAGATGTTAAATCTGTTCCAGATATCCGTACCGGACACCGCGAAAATTGCGGTTTCCAGTAACTTTTTTTTGGTCTACGGCAAGATTCGCATGGGTCGTGCCGCCTTGAATACCGTATCCTTGCTGAACCGTATTACGAGTGGCCCCAGTTCCAGCACCAATATCGTGTGGATTAGAGAACAATAA
- the gspE gene encoding type II secretion system ATPase GspE yields the protein MSDQRMTDTRLLPYAFARNFSLLAQRTEDANGADNPVELWISDATQPSAIAEVSRRFGRIKFRKFSRDELEAAIAAAYAGSGGDAAQVVDEFESDLDLAKLMQDMPAIEDLLESSDDAPVIRMINVLLTQALREGASDIHIEPFEQISVVRFRIDGSLRDVVRPKKAVHASLISRIKIMAQLDIAEKRLPQDGRITLRVGGKPVDVRVSTLPTGHGERAVLRLLDKEAGRLDLQHLGMSPDVLPQFDRLIAQPHGIVLVTGPTGSGKTTTLYAALSRLNTSSTNILTVEDPIEYELAGVGQTQVNARIEMTFAKALRAILRQDPDVIMIGEIRDLETAQIAVQASLTGHLVLATLHTNDSAAAVTRLLDMGIEPFLLSSSLLGVVAQRLVRKLCVHCRRHDGQMWHAVGCEQCGHTGYHGRVGVYELLLTTDEITAQIHNRASEAEIQQVAQRNGMRTMRQDGERWLTEGVTTQAELLRVTKE from the coding sequence ATGAGCGATCAGAGAATGACCGATACGCGCCTGCTTCCCTACGCCTTCGCCCGCAATTTTTCGTTGCTGGCGCAGCGTACCGAAGATGCCAACGGCGCCGACAATCCTGTGGAGCTGTGGATCTCCGACGCCACCCAGCCGAGCGCGATCGCTGAAGTCAGCCGCCGTTTCGGCCGCATCAAGTTCCGCAAGTTTTCGCGCGATGAACTGGAGGCGGCGATCGCCGCCGCCTATGCCGGTTCCGGCGGCGACGCAGCGCAGGTGGTGGACGAGTTCGAATCTGATCTCGACCTTGCCAAGCTGATGCAAGACATGCCGGCCATCGAAGATCTGCTGGAGTCGTCCGACGATGCGCCGGTGATCCGCATGATCAACGTGTTACTGACGCAGGCCCTGCGCGAAGGCGCTTCAGATATCCATATCGAACCGTTCGAGCAGATCTCGGTGGTGCGCTTCCGTATCGACGGCAGCTTGCGCGACGTGGTGCGGCCAAAGAAAGCCGTGCACGCTTCGCTGATTTCGCGCATCAAGATCATGGCGCAACTCGACATCGCCGAAAAGCGCTTGCCGCAGGATGGTCGCATCACCTTGCGGGTCGGCGGCAAACCGGTCGACGTGCGCGTTTCCACGCTGCCGACCGGCCACGGTGAACGCGCCGTGCTGCGTTTGCTGGACAAGGAGGCCGGGCGCCTGGATTTGCAGCATCTGGGCATGAGCCCGGACGTGCTGCCGCAGTTCGACCGCCTGATCGCACAGCCGCACGGCATCGTGCTGGTCACCGGGCCGACCGGCTCCGGCAAGACCACCACGCTGTACGCCGCGCTGTCGCGCCTGAATACCAGCAGCACCAACATCCTGACGGTGGAAGATCCGATCGAGTATGAACTGGCCGGGGTCGGCCAGACACAGGTCAATGCGCGCATCGAGATGACGTTTGCCAAGGCATTGCGAGCAATTTTGCGCCAGGACCCGGACGTCATCATGATCGGTGAAATCCGCGATCTGGAAACCGCGCAGATTGCAGTGCAGGCGTCGCTGACCGGCCACTTGGTGCTGGCGACCCTGCATACCAACGATTCGGCCGCTGCCGTGACGCGCTTGCTGGACATGGGAATCGAACCCTTCCTGCTGTCGTCTTCCCTGCTGGGCGTGGTGGCGCAGCGGCTGGTGCGCAAGCTGTGCGTCCATTGCCGCCGCCACGATGGCCAGATGTGGCATGCGGTCGGCTGCGAGCAATGCGGCCACACCGGTTACCACGGCCGGGTCGGCGTCTATGAGTTGCTGCTGACTACCGACGAGATCACCGCGCAGATTCATAACCGGGCTTCCGAAGCCGAAATCCAGCAAGTGGCGCAGCGTAATGGCATGCGTACCATGCGCCAGGACGGTGAGCGCTGGCTGACCGAAGGCGTGACCACGCAAGCCGAGTTGCTGCGCGTGACTAAAGAGTAA
- a CDS encoding PulJ/GspJ family protein, whose translation MRVSRKLNNGSRGFTLVELIIAVTILAMVAVLGWRGLDGIVRSRISLTAEMEQTRGMQLTFAQLQSDCAQIAPKMVMTTRPYLSAEPGRLLMVRLVFADQQPTRLQVVDYRLRDGHLTRQESAPTRDPNVIDTLWQNALSDAGDGANSQAVLLQSDVASMQMQVWGSDQQGWRPSSAISAGSQDSNASANKWTGLQVSLQLRGHNGSMAKTFLLGAS comes from the coding sequence ATGCGCGTTAGCAGAAAGCTGAACAACGGCAGCCGCGGTTTTACGCTGGTGGAACTGATCATCGCCGTCACCATCCTGGCGATGGTGGCGGTACTGGGCTGGCGCGGCCTGGATGGCATCGTGCGCTCGCGGATTTCGCTGACGGCGGAGATGGAACAGACGCGCGGCATGCAGTTAACCTTTGCCCAGCTGCAAAGCGACTGTGCGCAAATCGCGCCCAAGATGGTGATGACCACGCGTCCCTATTTGTCGGCGGAGCCGGGACGGCTGCTGATGGTGCGGCTGGTGTTCGCCGACCAGCAGCCGACCCGCTTGCAAGTAGTGGACTACCGCCTGCGCGACGGCCACCTGACGCGTCAGGAGTCGGCGCCGACGCGTGATCCGAACGTCATCGACACCTTGTGGCAGAACGCGCTCAGCGATGCCGGCGACGGCGCCAACAGCCAGGCGGTGTTGCTGCAATCCGATGTCGCCAGCATGCAGATGCAGGTGTGGGGCAGCGACCAGCAGGGCTGGCGGCCCTCGTCGGCCATCAGTGCCGGCAGCCAGGACAGCAATGCCAGCGCCAACAAATGGACCGGCTTGCAGGTCTCGTTGCAACTGCGCGGACATAACGGTTCCATGGCCAAGACTTTCCTGCTGGGGGCCTCATGA
- the gspM gene encoding type II secretion system protein GspM, with translation MTSTRNPLQQAWDRIATPAGAYWAQRNQRERRLLGAAAAVILLAIVYLLLLDPALSGRTRLQKDLPALRQQAAELQALTAKAASLSGQMAERPAAPLSKEAVETALKGKGLSAQSVTLNGDMAKVQLAAVAFAGLLDWLDDVQKSSQWQVVDASVTALGGATPQPGIVNATVTLLQQKHE, from the coding sequence GTGACGTCTACACGCAACCCCTTGCAGCAAGCCTGGGACCGGATTGCAACACCGGCCGGCGCCTACTGGGCGCAAAGAAACCAGCGCGAACGCCGCCTGCTCGGTGCAGCGGCGGCAGTGATCCTGCTGGCCATCGTTTATCTGCTGCTGCTCGATCCGGCCCTGAGCGGCCGCACCCGCCTGCAGAAGGACTTGCCGGCGTTGCGCCAGCAAGCCGCCGAATTACAGGCTTTGACGGCCAAGGCGGCCTCCCTGTCTGGCCAGATGGCGGAGCGTCCGGCTGCGCCTCTGAGCAAAGAGGCGGTTGAAACAGCGCTGAAGGGCAAGGGCCTGAGCGCGCAAAGCGTGACGCTGAACGGCGACATGGCCAAGGTGCAGCTGGCGGCGGTGGCGTTTGCCGGCTTGCTCGACTGGCTGGACGACGTCCAGAAGAGTTCGCAATGGCAGGTAGTGGATGCCAGCGTTACGGCATTGGGTGGCGCCACTCCGCAGCCGGGGATCGTCAACGCCACGGTGACTTTATTGCAGCAAAAGCATGAATAA
- a CDS encoding type II secretion system protein N, whose translation MRRLGRVLIWLVAAGLSAVITVLAFLPAAWLAPLLESRTGGRLTLGDAQGSLWQGSAFIGAAPSGKDAVAALLPGRFSWHLSPLVLLGRLDAKLENAQVLSNTVSISGSWSEWTVSPSSMLLPAERLSALGAPLNTLQPSGKMQLGWQQLTLARTKVGNADGVALHGVMTLDLLAMASRLSPVKPLGSYRMRLDWQGTQAAMTLTTLGGAMLLNGSGKLQNGHFQFSGTAEAAVGQEEKLATLLSLLGQRRQMNGRNVIGLEFKS comes from the coding sequence ATGCGCAGACTAGGCAGAGTATTGATATGGCTGGTGGCGGCGGGGTTAAGTGCAGTGATCACGGTACTGGCTTTCTTGCCGGCGGCGTGGCTGGCGCCGTTGCTGGAAAGCCGTACCGGCGGCCGTCTGACGCTGGGCGATGCGCAGGGATCGTTGTGGCAGGGTTCGGCTTTCATCGGCGCCGCGCCTAGCGGCAAGGATGCAGTGGCAGCGCTGCTGCCGGGCCGTTTTTCCTGGCATTTGTCGCCGCTGGTGTTGCTGGGACGGCTTGATGCAAAGCTGGAGAATGCGCAAGTGCTGTCGAACACAGTGAGTATCAGCGGCAGCTGGAGCGAATGGACGGTCAGTCCGTCCAGCATGCTGTTGCCGGCGGAGCGTTTGTCGGCATTGGGTGCGCCGTTGAATACCTTGCAGCCGTCGGGCAAGATGCAGCTGGGCTGGCAGCAGCTGACACTGGCGCGGACCAAGGTGGGCAATGCCGACGGGGTTGCGCTGCATGGCGTGATGACGCTGGATCTGCTGGCGATGGCGTCGCGGCTGTCGCCGGTCAAGCCGCTGGGCAGCTATCGCATGCGGCTCGACTGGCAGGGGACGCAGGCGGCGATGACGCTGACCACATTGGGCGGCGCGATGTTGTTGAATGGCAGCGGCAAACTGCAAAACGGTCATTTTCAGTTTTCGGGGACCGCGGAAGCAGCGGTGGGACAAGAGGAAAAGTTGGCTACTTTACTGAGCCTGCTCGGCCAACGGCGCCAGATGAATGGCAGAAATGTTATCGGACTAGAGTTTAAATCATGA
- the gspL gene encoding type II secretion system protein GspL, which produces MSTLLLRLPARATVDSAAAVAMPDCRYALVSDAGRIERQGAEQLAGLAEQIAAASRVVLILAAADVNLLQLQVPPMSDAKLKTALPNLVEEQLLVDPFDCVIVAGRKRAGTAGRAGDNNQRLIAVVQRDWLELLVKTLLALGAHNLQAWPAQLCLPLREPDMAVAAITDHGGDIDVALRLSAEQGMGWSLSPVSGQSVAQEVLEGLISILPQQQITLYVPQTVLAAYQELEPAQVTVLADDWSHWLAGTQELARSGVDLMSGLTASAAGTEFSWRRWRWPLGLAAALLLVNIVSLNYDWLRMRREATALRSGMMQSYRAAFPKETVIVDPIAQAKQKVAAAQRDGGQLAADDFITLAAAFGSAWAGLPQSSDNGAIASLEYRDHHLLVRLKNLGDADGAEAQLKSALTSMKLTLSKPATGVWQIGSGK; this is translated from the coding sequence TTGAGTACCTTACTTCTCCGCCTGCCCGCCAGGGCGACTGTAGACAGCGCAGCGGCGGTGGCCATGCCCGATTGCCGCTATGCGCTGGTGTCGGATGCCGGGCGCATCGAGCGCCAAGGCGCCGAGCAGCTGGCCGGCCTGGCCGAGCAGATTGCAGCGGCGAGCCGGGTAGTGCTGATATTGGCCGCGGCCGATGTCAATCTGCTGCAGCTGCAGGTGCCGCCCATGTCGGACGCCAAGCTGAAGACGGCGCTGCCGAACCTGGTGGAAGAACAATTGCTGGTCGATCCCTTCGACTGCGTGATCGTCGCCGGCCGCAAGCGCGCCGGCACCGCGGGCCGTGCCGGCGACAACAACCAGCGTCTGATCGCCGTGGTGCAAAGGGACTGGCTGGAGTTGCTGGTCAAGACTTTACTGGCGCTGGGCGCGCATAATCTGCAAGCCTGGCCGGCCCAGCTTTGCCTGCCCCTGCGCGAGCCGGATATGGCGGTCGCCGCCATCACCGATCACGGCGGCGACATCGATGTCGCCCTGCGCTTGTCCGCCGAACAGGGCATGGGCTGGTCGTTGTCGCCGGTATCGGGACAGTCGGTGGCGCAGGAAGTGCTGGAAGGGCTGATCTCAATCCTGCCGCAGCAGCAGATCACTTTATATGTGCCGCAGACTGTGCTGGCGGCCTACCAGGAACTGGAGCCGGCGCAGGTGACCGTGCTCGCCGACGACTGGTCGCACTGGCTGGCCGGCACTCAGGAACTGGCGCGCAGCGGCGTCGACCTGATGAGCGGGCTGACCGCCAGCGCGGCCGGCACCGAATTCAGTTGGCGCCGCTGGCGCTGGCCGTTGGGCCTGGCGGCGGCGCTGCTGCTGGTGAACATCGTCAGCCTGAACTACGACTGGCTGCGCATGCGGCGCGAAGCGACTGCCCTGCGCAGCGGCATGATGCAAAGCTACCGCGCGGCATTCCCGAAAGAAACCGTGATCGTCGATCCGATCGCCCAGGCCAAGCAGAAAGTCGCCGCTGCCCAGCGCGACGGCGGCCAGCTGGCGGCGGACGATTTCATTACCTTGGCTGCGGCTTTCGGCTCAGCCTGGGCCGGCTTGCCGCAAAGCTCCGACAACGGCGCCATCGCCAGCCTGGAATATCGTGACCACCATTTGCTGGTGCGCCTGAAAAATCTCGGCGACGCGGATGGCGCCGAAGCGCAACTCAAGAGTGCATTGACCAGCATGAAATTAACGCTCAGCAAACCGGCTACCGGCGTCTGGCAGATCGGGAGCGGCAAGTGA
- the gspF gene encoding type II secretion system inner membrane protein GspF, protein MPAFRYEAVDTSGSTTKGVVNADSAKAARADLRAQGLLPITVDIIAQQVDAAGNTQRRGFGEHLSTVEIALFTRQLASLLEASLPLEQALTALLEQSERNYQRDLIASIRSEVMGGASLSSALAGHPRDFAEIYRALVASGEQIGQLSRVLSRLADYIERRNSLVQKVKLAFTYPAIVTVVAFVIVIFLLTYVVPQIVSVFANTKQKLPMLTVVMLATSDFVRNYGWIVLIVVIALFYAWRTALKNPATKMRWHTWLLVAPLYGKFERSLNTARFASTLAITTGSGVPILKALQTSRDTLSNVAMRQQVDTAATSVREGVGLARALAAHKHFPPMLIHMIRAGEVTGELPAMLERAASAQEQDLERRAMTIAGLLEPALILAMGVVVLLIVLAVLMPIIEINQLVH, encoded by the coding sequence GTGCCAGCATTTCGTTACGAAGCGGTAGATACCAGCGGCAGCACCACCAAGGGCGTGGTGAATGCGGATAGCGCCAAGGCGGCGCGGGCCGATCTGCGCGCCCAGGGTTTGCTGCCGATTACGGTCGACATCATCGCGCAGCAGGTGGACGCCGCCGGCAATACCCAGCGGCGCGGCTTTGGCGAACACTTGTCGACGGTGGAGATCGCCTTGTTTACGCGCCAGCTGGCCAGCCTGCTGGAGGCCAGCCTGCCGCTGGAGCAGGCCCTGACGGCCTTGCTAGAACAGTCCGAGCGCAATTACCAGCGCGACCTGATCGCCTCGATCCGCTCCGAAGTGATGGGCGGCGCCTCCCTGTCCAGCGCGCTGGCTGGCCATCCGCGCGATTTCGCCGAGATCTACCGGGCATTGGTGGCGTCAGGCGAACAGATCGGCCAGCTGTCGCGGGTGCTGTCGCGCCTGGCCGACTACATCGAACGGCGTAATTCGCTGGTGCAAAAGGTCAAGCTGGCTTTCACCTATCCGGCCATCGTGACCGTGGTGGCGTTCGTCATCGTGATCTTCCTGCTGACCTATGTGGTGCCGCAGATCGTCTCGGTGTTTGCCAACACCAAGCAGAAATTGCCGATGCTGACAGTCGTCATGCTCGCGACTTCGGATTTTGTCCGCAACTATGGCTGGATCGTCCTCATCGTGGTGATCGCGCTGTTCTACGCCTGGCGCACCGCGCTCAAGAATCCCGCTACCAAGATGCGCTGGCATACCTGGCTGCTGGTTGCACCCTTGTACGGCAAGTTCGAGCGCAGCCTGAATACCGCCCGTTTCGCCAGCACCCTGGCGATTACCACCGGCTCCGGTGTGCCGATCCTGAAAGCGCTGCAGACCAGCCGCGACACCTTGTCGAATGTCGCCATGCGACAGCAGGTCGATACTGCCGCCACCAGCGTGCGCGAAGGCGTTGGCCTGGCGCGCGCACTGGCCGCGCACAAGCATTTTCCGCCGATGCTGATCCACATGATACGCGCCGGCGAAGTCACCGGCGAACTGCCGGCCATGCTGGAACGCGCCGCCAGCGCCCAGGAACAGGATCTGGAGCGGCGCGCCATGACCATCGCCGGTCTGCTGGAGCCGGCCCTGATCCTGGCGATGGGGGTGGTGGTGTTGCTGATTGTGCTGGCTGTGCTGATGCCGATTATTGAAATCAACCAGTTAGTCCATTAG
- the gspD gene encoding type II secretion system secretin GspD, whose translation MYLALINATANTTANTTASTCETPHLHLAARSSWRYAAAIALLTCAAGIPLAANAQPVLGTAPLGASTEGTNGQAVMNFVGADIESVIKAVGQYTNTTFIVDPRVKGTINLVSEKPVSKTQAFDLLASTLRLQGYAVVRGDGFVKVVPEADAKLQVAPTRPASVRGDQIATQIFSLNYESATNILPVLRPLISPNNTINANPGNNTLVVTDYAENLQRLGKMIAALDVPAVNDLDVIPVRYAVASDIAVMASKLLDAGSAAPGASDSARTIIMADSRTNSVVIRAPSAGRANLAKSLIAKLDQPTTNAGNVHVVYLKNADAVKLAKTLRAIVSNDTSLPTSSSSSKSSSGGSGGMLQGASGGGALGSGNSTTPQSQTPQDNSSQSSGGGGGSGSGAAGFIQADDSTNTLIITASEPVYRNIRGVIDQLDTRRAQVYVEALIVEVNDSAASEIGVQWLALSGDKNSAYRVGGGTGFTGTNTGLVGSNLFNTALGQAINTGTTTSVPSVGSGLQLGIFRQIAGKIGLGALASALNATTGSNVLSMPNLLTLDNEEAKIIVGQNVPFVTGSYATTGGNTTTNPFTTVDRKDVGTALKIKPHISEGGTVRLEISQEVSAVVAGTANNSNGPTTTKRSLDTNVVIDDGQIIALGGLIGDDNANSIQKVPLLGDLPFIGNLFKYQSGSRNKTNLMIFLRPTIVRDKQTGTNLSVDRYDYMRDQQIRVQPGKSVLTDFGPSVSSKLEDGGPFIDLRKSKNVPDAPEQPTPDQQQMPMLLPAKPQVSPAPGFLNDRTP comes from the coding sequence ATGTATCTCGCACTAATCAACGCAACTGCGAACACAACTGCGAACACCACTGCGTCGACATGCGAAACCCCTCATTTGCATTTGGCGGCGCGCAGTTCCTGGCGCTACGCCGCCGCCATCGCCTTGCTGACCTGCGCCGCCGGCATCCCGCTAGCTGCCAATGCGCAGCCGGTGCTGGGCACTGCCCCCTTGGGTGCCAGCACCGAAGGAACGAACGGCCAGGCGGTGATGAATTTTGTCGGCGCCGACATCGAATCAGTGATCAAGGCGGTTGGCCAATATACCAACACGACTTTCATTGTCGATCCGCGCGTCAAGGGCACCATCAACCTGGTTTCTGAAAAGCCGGTGAGCAAGACCCAGGCCTTTGACCTGCTGGCCTCCACTTTACGTCTGCAAGGCTATGCTGTGGTGCGCGGCGATGGTTTCGTCAAGGTCGTGCCGGAAGCCGACGCCAAGCTGCAGGTGGCGCCAACCCGTCCTGCCAGTGTCCGTGGCGACCAGATCGCAACACAGATTTTTTCCCTGAACTATGAGTCGGCCACCAATATCCTGCCGGTGCTGCGGCCATTGATTTCGCCGAACAACACGATCAACGCCAACCCGGGCAACAACACCCTGGTGGTGACCGACTACGCGGAAAACCTGCAGCGCCTGGGCAAAATGATTGCCGCGCTGGATGTGCCGGCAGTCAATGACCTGGATGTAATACCGGTCCGCTACGCGGTGGCCAGCGATATCGCCGTGATGGCGAGCAAGCTGCTGGACGCCGGTTCGGCGGCGCCGGGCGCCAGCGACAGCGCGCGCACCATCATCATGGCGGATTCCCGCACCAATTCGGTGGTGATACGGGCGCCGTCCGCCGGCCGCGCCAACCTGGCCAAATCGCTGATTGCCAAGCTGGATCAGCCGACCACCAACGCCGGCAATGTCCACGTGGTGTATCTGAAGAATGCCGATGCGGTGAAACTGGCCAAGACCTTGCGCGCGATTGTTTCGAATGACACCTCGCTGCCGACTTCCAGCTCGTCCAGCAAGAGTTCCAGCGGCGGTTCGGGCGGCATGCTGCAAGGCGCCAGCGGCGGCGGCGCGCTGGGTTCCGGCAATTCGACCACGCCGCAGTCGCAGACGCCGCAGGACAATTCCTCGCAATCGTCCGGAGGCGGTGGCGGCAGCGGTAGCGGCGCCGCCGGCTTTATCCAGGCCGACGATAGCACCAATACCTTGATCATCACCGCCAGTGAGCCGGTCTACCGTAATATCCGCGGCGTCATCGACCAGCTCGATACCCGCCGCGCGCAAGTCTATGTGGAAGCCCTGATCGTCGAAGTCAACGACAGTGCGGCAAGCGAGATCGGGGTGCAGTGGCTGGCCTTGAGCGGCGACAAGAACAGTGCTTACCGGGTCGGCGGCGGCACTGGCTTCACCGGCACCAACACCGGTCTCGTCGGTAGCAACCTGTTCAACACGGCGCTTGGCCAAGCTATCAATACTGGCACTACCACCTCCGTACCGAGTGTCGGCAGCGGTTTGCAGCTTGGCATATTCCGCCAGATCGCCGGAAAAATCGGCCTCGGCGCTTTGGCCAGCGCGTTGAACGCTACCACCGGCAGCAATGTGCTGTCGATGCCGAATCTGCTGACGCTGGACAACGAAGAAGCGAAAATCATCGTTGGCCAGAACGTGCCTTTCGTCACAGGCTCATACGCCACCACGGGGGGCAATACGACCACCAATCCGTTTACCACGGTTGATCGCAAGGACGTCGGCACCGCCTTGAAGATCAAGCCGCATATCTCGGAAGGCGGCACGGTGCGGCTGGAGATATCGCAAGAAGTTTCTGCGGTTGTCGCCGGCACCGCTAACAATTCCAACGGACCTACCACCACCAAGCGCTCGCTGGATACCAATGTCGTGATTGACGATGGCCAGATCATTGCACTTGGAGGCTTGATCGGCGATGACAATGCGAACAGCATACAAAAAGTCCCGTTGCTGGGCGACTTGCCGTTTATCGGCAATCTGTTCAAATACCAGTCCGGCTCGCGCAATAAAACCAATCTGATGATCTTCCTGCGCCCGACGATTGTGCGCGACAAACAGACTGGCACTAACCTGAGTGTGGATCGCTATGATTACATGCGCGACCAGCAAATCCGCGTGCAGCCGGGCAAGTCGGTGTTGACCGATTTCGGTCCATCTGTATCGTCCAAGCTGGAAGACGGCGGCCCGTTCATCGATCTGCGCAAGAGCAAGAACGTGCCGGATGCGCCCGAGCAGCCGACGCCAGACCAGCAGCAGATGCCGATGCTGCTGCCAGCCAAGCCGCAGGTTTCGCCAGCCCCGGGTTTCCTGAACGACAGAACGCCATGA